A single region of the Mustela lutreola isolate mMusLut2 chromosome 2, mMusLut2.pri, whole genome shotgun sequence genome encodes:
- the TNK2 gene encoding activated CDC42 kinase 1 isoform X10, protein MPAARRFPGLELSFPLLARLRRRLYTRLGSSSMQPEEGTGWLLELLSEVQLQQYFLRLRDDLNVTRLSHFEYVKNEDLEKIGMGRPGQRRLWEAVKRRKAMCKRKSWMSKVFSGKRLEAEFPPHHSQSTFRKTSPTPGGPAGEGPLQSLTCLIGEKDLHLFEKLGDGSFGVVRRGEWDAPSGKTVSVAVKCLKPDVLSQPEAMDDFIREVNAMHSLDHRNLIRLYGVVLTPPMKMVTELAPLGSLLDRLRKHQGHFLLGTLSRYAVQVAEGMGYLESKRFIHRDLAARNLLLAARDLVKIGDFGLMRALPQNDDHYVMQEHRKVPFAWCAPESLKTRTFSHASDTWMFGVTLWEMFTYGQEPWIGLNGSQILHKIDKEGERLPRPEDCPQDIYNVMVQCWAHKPEDRPTFVALRDFLLEAQPTDMRALQDFEEPDKLHIQMNDVITVIEGRAENYWWRGQNTRTLCVGPFPRNVVTSVAGLSAQDISQPLQNSFIHTGHGDSDPRHCWGFPDKIDELYLGNPMDPPDLLSVELSTSRPTQHLGRVKRQPPPRPPQPAIFAQKPTYDPVSEDQDPLSSDFKRLGLRKPALTRGLWLAKPSARVPGTKAARGSGGEVTLIDFGEEPVVPAPRPCAPSLAQLAMDACSLLDKTPPQSPTRALPRPLHPTPVVDWDARPLPPPPAYDDVAQDEDDFEVCSINSTLVGAGVCAGPSQGETNYAFVPEQAPLLPPLEDNLFLPPQAGVKPPSSAQTAQIFQALQQECMRQLQVPAASLGPSPGPAPVGEDKPQVPPRVPIPPRPTRPRGELSPAPSGEEELGRWPGPASPPRVPPREPLSPQGSRTPSPLVPPGSSPLPARLSSSPGKTMPTTQSFASDPKYATPQVIQAPGPRAGPCILPIVRDGKKVSSTHYYLLPERPPYLERYQRFLREAQSPEEPAPLPVPLLLPPPSTPAPAAPTATVRPMPQAAPDPKANFSTNNSNPGARPPALRATARLPQRGCPGDGPEAGRPADKIQMVEQLFGLGLRPRSECHKVLEMCDWSLEQAGCRLLGSCGPAHHK, encoded by the exons AGGCTGGGGAGCAGCAGCATGCAGCCGGAGGAGGGCACGGGCTGGCTGCTGGAGCTGCTGTCCGAGGTGCAGCTGCAGCAGTACTTCCTGCGGCTCCGTGATGACCTCAACGTCACCCGCCTGTCCCACTTCGAGTATGTCAAGAATGAGGACCTGGAGAAGATCGGCATGGGCCGGCCCG GCCAGCGGCGGCTGTGGGAGGCTGTGAAGAGAAGAAAGGCCATGTGCAAACGCAAGTCTTGGATGAGCAAG GTGTTCAGTGGAAAGCGACTGGAGGCTGAGTTCCCTCCTCATCACTCTCAGAGCACCTTCCGGAAGACCTCACCCACACCAGGGGGCCCAGCAGGGGAGGGGCCCCTGCAGAGCCTCACCTGCCTCATTGGGGAGAAGGACCTGCATCTCTTCGAGAAGCTGGGAGATGGTTCCTTTGGCGTGGTGCGCAGGGGCGAGTGGGATGCCCCCTCGGGGAAGACG GTGAGTGTGGCTGTGAAGTGCCTGAAGCCTGACGTGCTGAGCCAGCCCGAAGCCATGGACGACTTCATCCGAGAGGTTAACGCCATGCACTCACTGGACCATCGCAACCTCATTCGCCTCTATGGCGTGGTGCTCACGCCACCCATGAAGATG GTGACAGAGCTGGCGCCGCTCGGATCGCTGTTGGACCGGCTACGCAAGCACCAGGGCCACTTCCTCCTGGGCACTCTGAGCCGCTATGCTGTGCAGGTGGCCGAGGGCATGGGCTACCTGGAGTCTAAACGCTTCATTCACCGAGACCTGGCTGCCCGGAACCTGCTATTGGCTGCCCGTGACCTGGTCAAGATTGGGGACTTCGGGCTGATGCGTGCGCTGCCCCAGAATGACGACCACTACGTCATGCAGGAGCATCGCAAGGTGCCCTTTGCCTG GTGTGCTCCTGAGAGCCTGAAGACACGTACCTTCTCCCATGCCAGTGATACCTGGATGTTTGGGGTCACACTGTGGGAGATGTTCACTTATGGCCAGGAGCCCTGGATTGGTCTCAACGGCAGTCAG ATTCTGCATAAGATTGACAAAGAGGGGGAGCGTCTGCCACGGCCTGAGGACTGCCCCCAGGATATCTACAATGTCATGGTTCAGTGCTGGGCCCACAAGCCAGAAGACAGACCCACCTTTGTGGCCCTGCGGGACTTCCTGCTGGAG gcccagcccacAGACATGCGGGCCCTCCAGGACTTTGAGGAACCAGACAAGCTACACATCCAGATGAACGATGTCATCACCGTCATTGAGGGAAG GGCTGAGAATTACTGGTGGCGTGGGCAGAACACACGGACGCTCTGTGTAGGGCCCTTCCCGCGCAATGTGGTGACTTCCGTGGCTGGCCTATCGGCCCAGGACATCAGTCAACCCCTGCAGAATAGCTTCATCCACACAGGACATGGCGACAGCGACCCCCGCCACTGCTGGGGCTTCCCCGACAAGATCGACGA ACTATACCTGGGAAACCCCATGGACCCTCCTgacctgctgagtgtggaactgAGCACCTCCCGACCCACCCAACATCTAGGAAGGGTGAAAA GGCAGCCTCCGCCTCGCCCACCTCAGCCTGCCATCTTCGCTCAGA AGCCAACCTACGACCCCGTGAGTGAGGATCAGGACCCCCTGTCCAGCGACTTCAAGAGGCTGGGCCTTCGGAAACCAGCCCTGACCCGTGGGCTGTGGCTCGCAAAGCCCTCGGCTCGGGTACCGGGCACCAAGGCGGCTCGAGGCAGCGGGGGTGAGGTCACACTCATTGACTTTGGTGAGGAGCCTGTCGTGCCTGCCCCGCGGCCCTGCGCACCCTCACTGGCGCAGCTGGCCATGGACGCCTGCTCCTTGCTGGACAAGACCCCGccacagagccccacacgggcCCTGCCCCGGCCGCTGCACCCCACACCCGTGGTGGACTGGGATGCGCGCCCgctgcccccacctcccgcctACGACGATGTGGCCCAGGATGAGGATGACTTTGAGGTCTGCTCCATCAACAGCACCCTTGTGGGTGCAGGGGTCTGTGCAGGGCCCAGCCAAGGGGAGACCAACTACGCCTTTGTGCCTGAGCAGgcacctctgctccctcccctggAGGACAATCTGTTCCTCCCGCCCCAGGCAGGGGTCAAGCCGCCCAGCTCTGCCCAGACCGCACAGATCTTCCAGGCGCTGCAGCAGGAGTGCATGCGGCAGCTGCAGGTCCCGGCGGCCTCCCTGGGCCCTTCTCCTGGCCCAGCCCCAGTGGGTGAGGACaagccccaggtgcccccccgcGTGCCCATACCCCCAAGGCCCACTCGCCCACGGGGCGAGCTGTCTCCGGCCCCCTCGGGTGAGGAGGAGCTAGGGCGGTGGCCCggacctgcctcccctccccgggTGCCTCCCCGGGAACCCCTGTCCCCTCAAGGCTCGAGGACCCCTAGCCCACTGGTACCACCTGGAAGCTCCCCGCTGCCAGCCCGGCTCTCCAGCTCACCGGGGAAGACCATGCCCACCACCCAGAGCTTCGCCTCCGACCCCAAGTATGCCACACCCCAAGTGATCCAGGCGCCTGGCCCACGGGCGGGCCCCTGCATTCTCCCCATTGTCCGCGATGGCAAGAAGGTCAGCAGCACCCACTACTACCTGCTGCCGGAGCGCCCACCCTACCTAGAACGCTATCAACGCTTCCTGCGGGAGGCCCAGAGCCCTGAAGAGCCGGcccctctgcctgtgcctctgctgctgcccccgCCCAGCACCCCAGCCCCTGCCGCCCCCACGGCCACTGTTCGACCAATGCCCCAGGCCGccccagaccccaaggccaacttCTCCACCAACAACAGTAACCCAGGGGCCCGGCCACCAGCCCTGAGGGCCACGGCTCGGCTGCCACAGAGGGGCTGCCCTGGGGATGGGCCAGAGGCTGGACGGCCGGCAGACAAGATCCAGATG GTGGAGCAGCTCTTTGGGTTGGGTCTGCGGCCGCGGAGTGAGTGCCACAAAGTGCTGGAGATGTGCGACTGGAGCCTGGAGCAGGCCGGCTGCCGCCTTCTGGGCTCCTGCGGCCCTGCCCACCACAAGTGA
- the TNK2 gene encoding activated CDC42 kinase 1 isoform X12, whose product MPAARRFPGLELSFPLLARLRRRLYTRLGSSSMQPEEGTGWLLELLSEVQLQQYFLRLRDDLNVTRLSHFEYVKNEDLEKIGMGRPGQRRLWEAVKRRKAMCKRKSWMSKVFSGKRLEAEFPPHHSQSTFRKTSPTPGGPAGEGPLQSLTCLIGEKDLHLFEKLGDGSFGVVRRGEWDAPSGKTVSVAVKCLKPDVLSQPEAMDDFIREVNAMHSLDHRNLIRLYGVVLTPPMKMVTELAPLGSLLDRLRKHQGHFLLGTLSRYAVQVAEGMGYLESKRFIHRDLAARNLLLAARDLVKIGDFGLMRALPQNDDHYVMQEHRKVPFAWCAPESLKTRTFSHASDTWMFGVTLWEMFTYGQEPWIGLNGSQILHKIDKEGERLPRPEDCPQDIYNVMVQCWAHKPEDRPTFVALRDFLLEAQPTDMRALQDFEEPDKLHIQMNDVITVIEGRAENYWWRGQNTRTLCVGPFPRNVVTSVAGLSAQDISQPLQNSFIHTGHGDSDPRHCWGFPDKIDELYLGNPMDPPDLLSVELSTSRPTQHLGRVKRQPPPRPPQPAIFAQSKWGCSRCLGPCPRPLSPLIPPLLLEEPTYDPVSEDQDPLSSDFKRLGLRKPALTRGLWLAKPSARVPGTKAARGSGGEVTLIDFGEEPVVPAPRPCAPSLAQLAMDACSLLDKTPPQSPTRALPRPLHPTPVVDWDARPLPPPPAYDDVAQDEDDFEVCSINSTLVGAGVCAGPSQGETNYAFVPEQAPLLPPLEDNLFLPPQAGVKPPSSAQTAQIFQALQQECMRQLQVPAASLGPSPGPAPVGEDKPQVPPRVPIPPRPTRPRGELSPAPSGEEELGRWPGPASPPRVPPREPLSPQGSRTPSPLVPPGSSPLPARLSSSPGKTMPTTQSFASDPKYATPQVIQAPGPRAGPCILPIVRDGKKVSSTHYYLLPERPPYLERYQRFLREAQSPEEPAPLPVPLLLPPPSTPAPAAPTATVRPMPQAAPDPKANFSTNNSNPGARPPALRATARLPQRGCPGDGPEAGRPADKIQMGP is encoded by the exons AGGCTGGGGAGCAGCAGCATGCAGCCGGAGGAGGGCACGGGCTGGCTGCTGGAGCTGCTGTCCGAGGTGCAGCTGCAGCAGTACTTCCTGCGGCTCCGTGATGACCTCAACGTCACCCGCCTGTCCCACTTCGAGTATGTCAAGAATGAGGACCTGGAGAAGATCGGCATGGGCCGGCCCG GCCAGCGGCGGCTGTGGGAGGCTGTGAAGAGAAGAAAGGCCATGTGCAAACGCAAGTCTTGGATGAGCAAG GTGTTCAGTGGAAAGCGACTGGAGGCTGAGTTCCCTCCTCATCACTCTCAGAGCACCTTCCGGAAGACCTCACCCACACCAGGGGGCCCAGCAGGGGAGGGGCCCCTGCAGAGCCTCACCTGCCTCATTGGGGAGAAGGACCTGCATCTCTTCGAGAAGCTGGGAGATGGTTCCTTTGGCGTGGTGCGCAGGGGCGAGTGGGATGCCCCCTCGGGGAAGACG GTGAGTGTGGCTGTGAAGTGCCTGAAGCCTGACGTGCTGAGCCAGCCCGAAGCCATGGACGACTTCATCCGAGAGGTTAACGCCATGCACTCACTGGACCATCGCAACCTCATTCGCCTCTATGGCGTGGTGCTCACGCCACCCATGAAGATG GTGACAGAGCTGGCGCCGCTCGGATCGCTGTTGGACCGGCTACGCAAGCACCAGGGCCACTTCCTCCTGGGCACTCTGAGCCGCTATGCTGTGCAGGTGGCCGAGGGCATGGGCTACCTGGAGTCTAAACGCTTCATTCACCGAGACCTGGCTGCCCGGAACCTGCTATTGGCTGCCCGTGACCTGGTCAAGATTGGGGACTTCGGGCTGATGCGTGCGCTGCCCCAGAATGACGACCACTACGTCATGCAGGAGCATCGCAAGGTGCCCTTTGCCTG GTGTGCTCCTGAGAGCCTGAAGACACGTACCTTCTCCCATGCCAGTGATACCTGGATGTTTGGGGTCACACTGTGGGAGATGTTCACTTATGGCCAGGAGCCCTGGATTGGTCTCAACGGCAGTCAG ATTCTGCATAAGATTGACAAAGAGGGGGAGCGTCTGCCACGGCCTGAGGACTGCCCCCAGGATATCTACAATGTCATGGTTCAGTGCTGGGCCCACAAGCCAGAAGACAGACCCACCTTTGTGGCCCTGCGGGACTTCCTGCTGGAG gcccagcccacAGACATGCGGGCCCTCCAGGACTTTGAGGAACCAGACAAGCTACACATCCAGATGAACGATGTCATCACCGTCATTGAGGGAAG GGCTGAGAATTACTGGTGGCGTGGGCAGAACACACGGACGCTCTGTGTAGGGCCCTTCCCGCGCAATGTGGTGACTTCCGTGGCTGGCCTATCGGCCCAGGACATCAGTCAACCCCTGCAGAATAGCTTCATCCACACAGGACATGGCGACAGCGACCCCCGCCACTGCTGGGGCTTCCCCGACAAGATCGACGA ACTATACCTGGGAAACCCCATGGACCCTCCTgacctgctgagtgtggaactgAGCACCTCCCGACCCACCCAACATCTAGGAAGGGTGAAAA GGCAGCCTCCGCCTCGCCCACCTCAGCCTGCCATCTTCGCTCAGAGTAAGTGGGGCTGCTCTCGGTGCCTTGGCCCCTGCCCCcgtcccctctctcctctcattcctcctctccttctggaag AGCCAACCTACGACCCCGTGAGTGAGGATCAGGACCCCCTGTCCAGCGACTTCAAGAGGCTGGGCCTTCGGAAACCAGCCCTGACCCGTGGGCTGTGGCTCGCAAAGCCCTCGGCTCGGGTACCGGGCACCAAGGCGGCTCGAGGCAGCGGGGGTGAGGTCACACTCATTGACTTTGGTGAGGAGCCTGTCGTGCCTGCCCCGCGGCCCTGCGCACCCTCACTGGCGCAGCTGGCCATGGACGCCTGCTCCTTGCTGGACAAGACCCCGccacagagccccacacgggcCCTGCCCCGGCCGCTGCACCCCACACCCGTGGTGGACTGGGATGCGCGCCCgctgcccccacctcccgcctACGACGATGTGGCCCAGGATGAGGATGACTTTGAGGTCTGCTCCATCAACAGCACCCTTGTGGGTGCAGGGGTCTGTGCAGGGCCCAGCCAAGGGGAGACCAACTACGCCTTTGTGCCTGAGCAGgcacctctgctccctcccctggAGGACAATCTGTTCCTCCCGCCCCAGGCAGGGGTCAAGCCGCCCAGCTCTGCCCAGACCGCACAGATCTTCCAGGCGCTGCAGCAGGAGTGCATGCGGCAGCTGCAGGTCCCGGCGGCCTCCCTGGGCCCTTCTCCTGGCCCAGCCCCAGTGGGTGAGGACaagccccaggtgcccccccgcGTGCCCATACCCCCAAGGCCCACTCGCCCACGGGGCGAGCTGTCTCCGGCCCCCTCGGGTGAGGAGGAGCTAGGGCGGTGGCCCggacctgcctcccctccccgggTGCCTCCCCGGGAACCCCTGTCCCCTCAAGGCTCGAGGACCCCTAGCCCACTGGTACCACCTGGAAGCTCCCCGCTGCCAGCCCGGCTCTCCAGCTCACCGGGGAAGACCATGCCCACCACCCAGAGCTTCGCCTCCGACCCCAAGTATGCCACACCCCAAGTGATCCAGGCGCCTGGCCCACGGGCGGGCCCCTGCATTCTCCCCATTGTCCGCGATGGCAAGAAGGTCAGCAGCACCCACTACTACCTGCTGCCGGAGCGCCCACCCTACCTAGAACGCTATCAACGCTTCCTGCGGGAGGCCCAGAGCCCTGAAGAGCCGGcccctctgcctgtgcctctgctgctgcccccgCCCAGCACCCCAGCCCCTGCCGCCCCCACGGCCACTGTTCGACCAATGCCCCAGGCCGccccagaccccaaggccaacttCTCCACCAACAACAGTAACCCAGGGGCCCGGCCACCAGCCCTGAGGGCCACGGCTCGGCTGCCACAGAGGGGCTGCCCTGGGGATGGGCCAGAGGCTGGACGGCCGGCAGACAAGATCCAGATG GGACCCTGA